From the Lathyrus oleraceus cultivar Zhongwan6 chromosome 4, CAAS_Psat_ZW6_1.0, whole genome shotgun sequence genome, one window contains:
- the LOC127076001 gene encoding 3-methyl-2-oxobutanoate hydroxymethyltransferase 1, mitochondrial yields MSWLRTILRATTLPQQSSLLTHLRFMSNLPENTVYSGPTPQNQRVTLSQLRQKHRNSQPITMVTAYDYPSAVHLDMAAIDICLVGDSASMVVHGHDTTLPITLDEMLVHCRAVARGAKTPLLVGDLPFGTYECSSKQAVDTAVRILKEGGMDAIKLEGGSPSRIVAAKAIVEAGIAVIGHVGLTPQAISVLGGFRPQGRNVASAVKVVETALALQEAGCFAVVLECVPAPVAAATTAALQIPTIGIGAGPYCSGQVLVYHDLLGMLQHPHHAKVTPKFSKQYARVGDVINKALLEYKEDVTNGSFPDAKHSPYKISETDANGFLSELQKLGFDKAVSAASEAVQKMVTKSTK; encoded by the exons ATGTCCTGGCTAAGAACAATCCTCCGAGCAACCACCCTCCCTCAACAATCTTCTCTTCTAACCCACCTCCGTTTCATGAGCAATCTCCCAGAAAACACCGTCTATTCAGGACCAACGCCTCAAAACCAAAGGGTAACACTTTCACAACTGCGACAAAAACATCGAAACTCACAACCCATTACAATGGTCACTGCTTACGATTACCCTTCTGCTGTTCACCTCGATATGGCCGCCATTGATATCTGTCTTGTGGGTGACTCTGCTTCCATGGTTGTTCATGGTCATGATACTACTTTGCCTATTACGTTGGATGAAATGCTTGTTCATTGTCGGGCTGTTGCTCGTGGTGCGAAGACTCCTCTTCTTGTTGGTGATTTGCCTTTTGGAACGTATGAGTGTAGTTCTAAACAG GCGGTTGATACGGCAGTTCGGATTTTGAAAGAAGGAGGAATGGATGCCATAAAATTGGAAGGAGGTTCACCTTCAAGAATTGTCGCAGCAAAAGCTATTGTTGAAGCTGGAATAGCCGTGATCGGCCATGTTGGTCTTACGCCACAGGCCATCAGTGTTTTAGGTGGATTTAGGCCTCAGGGAAGAAATGTTGCTAGTGCCGTCAAG GTTGTCGAGACAGCATTGGCTTTGCAAGAAGCAGGGTGTTTTGCTGTTGTTCTAGAATGTGTTCCTGCACCGGTGGCTGCCGCAACAACAGCAGCGCTTCAAATTCCGACAATTGGAATCGGGGCTGGACCCTATTGCAGCGGACAG GTGCTTGTTTACCATGATCTTCTTGGTATGTTACAACACCCCCACCATGCAAAG GTTACTCCGAAGTTTTCTAAACAGTACGCTCGTGTCGGAGATGTCATCAATAAAGCGTTACTCGAGTATAAGGAAGATGTGACGAATGGTTCATTTCCTGACGCTAAACATAGTCCTTACAAAATCAGTGAAACTGATGCTAATGGTTTCTTAAGTGAGCTGCAAAAGTTAGGTTTCGATAAAGCAGTATCCGCAGCATCTGAAGCAGTTCAGAAGATGGTTACAAAATCAACAAAGTGA